The Methanosarcina barkeri MS DNA window CCTGGTTATGGCGTTTATTGTGTCAGTGCCCGTGATCTATGTACTTAATCTTATCCGGGACATTTTCGTAGTAGTTGCTTATGGAGAGCAATGGTTTGGGGCTGACAGCTTTATAATTGCGCATAACTATATCGCAAAGGCGGGTTCAGGCATTGCCCTCTTTATAATTTCATATGCAGTACTTCGGATTCTGCCAGAACTGTTCGGAATGATTGATGGCCTCTGGGTCATTCTTTCTAAAGAATTGAAATCTCTTCTGCGCAGGCCCGAGGGGGATTAAGACAAATGCTTGCAAAAGGTTCGGAACCCTGGCTTTTTACAGCTGTGTCTATTACTGCATTGTTTGCAATACTCTCCAGAGCAATAAACAGCTCTCATTTAAACCACGTTGCTTACATGGCAATGGCACTGACTTTCTTTATGGTTCTTTTTTTCAGAGACCCCGAAAGAAAGGTTGAAGTTTCGGACACTTATATGGTTTCCCCGGCCGATGGCACTGTTATAGACATTCGAGACCGGAAAATCTGTATTTTCATGTTTCTCCAGAATGTACATGTAAATAGAGCTCCTATTTCGGGAAAGATCAGAGAAATAACTTACAAGAAAGGTGGATATCTTCCCGCTTTCTGTAAAGATTCTGAAAGAAACGAAAGAAACGAGTTTATTATCCACAGTAAGTATGGGGATGTTAGTGTCATGCAGATTGCAGGCACAATTGCCAGGCGAATAGTCTCTTATTCTCGAGTAGATGATAACATCGAGCAGGGACAGCGCATTGGGATGATTCGCCTTGGATCCAGAGTTGACGTAACAATCCCCAATAACTTTGAGATTATAGTACGGAAAGGAGAGCGGGTACTTGCAGGCAAGACCATTATAGCAACAATAAAAAATGACAGGGACTTTTGAACATGAACGTATTTCAAATGTTAAGACTCCCGGACCTGGTCTCTCTTTTGAACCTTATCTGCGGAATCAGCTCAATTGCAGTAGCTGCTCAGGCTACAGTCCAGACTGCCACATCTCAAACGGCTGCTCAGAATGGATTTGTTCTGGCTTTGATCTTACTTCTTATCGCAGCAATTGCAGATGGAGCGGATGGGTACATTGCCAGGCGATTTAAAGGAGGAGAACTCGGGGAACAACTTGATTCCCTGGCAGATGCAGTTTCTTTTGGGGTGGCTCCTGCTCTTCTTATATACTTGCAGTTTGGGAAAATAAACCCTCTCGTAGGAGATCCAGACCCTCTTGTTGCGGTATTTCCGGTTTTCTACGCTATCTGTGGTGTGCTCAGGCTCGCACGTTTCAATTCTATGGCTCCTAGTAAAACTGGATTTGAGGGCCTTCCCATAACTGCAGGCTGCGTTATGCTTGTTACATATATGTTGTTAAGCGAAGACTTTGTCAAGATAGACTTCCTTCTAGCACTTACCCTTTGTCTCTCTATTCTTATGGTGAGTTCGGTAAATTATCCGAAGATCAAGAATGTCAGGGTTCTCGCTTTTATAGCTTCCATTTTTGGGATAACTATGCTTCTCTACCTGTATAATATCGAATATATGCGAATTTTCTCGATTCTGCCTTTTATTCTGATGTTGATGTACATCTTTTCTCCTTTTTTCAAGATCCCTGTATTAAGCAACCTGGGTAGTAAGGAATATCGAAATAAAGAACTGAGAATCGGGAAAGAAAAACAGTAAAACCAATTTGTCCGAAACATCCATTAATGAATTCCAAAAAGGAAGTGATTTGTTTGGTCCAAGAAAAAGTAACTGACAGAGATAACGCAATCTTTGAGGCAGGAATAAAACTCGGAGCCCTTTACCACCAATTTACGGGCTCTCCTGTAAATTTAAATACTGTTTCAAGTCTTGAGCAGGCTATCCAGAAAAGTATTTCAGTTCAGCCCTACGTGGAAGAAATTTCCGTAAAAATCGACAGAGATATGTTGAAAAGCAAGCTGAATGACGAATTCGGTTATTCTGAACTTCAGGGGCCTATGCTTAAAGTAAAAATCACTGTAAGATACGGCCCCTCAAGGATAAAAGTCGGAATGGAATATGACCCTGAATTGAATTACCCGTTGATGAAAATTCTAGAAATCGAAGAGATACATGTTTGAAATCAATTTTCTATGTGTGGATTGAAGTAGAAAACAGAGTAAAGCAGAAAACAGAGTAAAGCAGAAAACAGAGTAAAGCAGAAAACAGAGTAAAGCAGAAAACAGAGTAAAGCAGAAAACAGAGTAAAGCAGAAAATAGAGTAGAGCAGAAAACAGAGTAAAGCAGAAACAGATCTTAACATAAAATATAACTCAACATAAAAATTGAGCTTAAAATAAAGAAACAGAGGCTTTTAAACCTCTTTCTTTGCAGTTTCAAAAGCCCTGACAACTTTTTCATTCTGTTTCAGAGTACCGGCTGTTACTCTTATAAGTGTATCTCCAGCATCCCTGAAAGAGTCACAGGAACGTACAATAATTCCCTTTTTCATGAGACTCTGTGTAACGGCTTTTGATTTTAAAGGGGCAACGTCCACAAGTACGAAGTTTGCCTGGGAAGGATAGACCTTAAAAGGAATTCTTTCTTTCAGGTATTTCCTGCCTTCTCTTGCGATTTCTACGCTTTTTTTGCGGTGTTCAACGTCTGAAAGGGCAGCTATTCCTGCTTTTAACGCTGGAAGACTTACTGAAAACGGAGTTGCTGCTCTTATATACTCTTTTGCCAGCCATTCGGGCATAATCCCATAGCCCAGGCGCAAGCCTGCGAGCCCAAATACCTTGGAAAAGGTTCTGCCCACAACAAGATTATCGTATTCTCTTACAAGTTCTGCAAGGTTCCTGTCTGCAAACTCGACGTATGCCTCGTCAACGAACACAAGAGCCCTTGTATTTTCAAGGACTTTCCTAAGATCCTTTTCGGGAAGGAGATTGCCTGAGGGGTTATTGGGGGAACAGAGGAAGATTATCTTTGTCTTGCTGGATGCGGCTTCCAGAAGCTTTTCAGGATCTATTGAGAAGTCCTGGCTTCTCCTGACAAAGACAGGCTTTCCTCCGCATGCACGTGCCGGAAGTTCGTAATAGGCAAAAGTAGGAGTAGGGACAATGACTTCGTCCCCTTTTTCGATAACCAGCCTGCAAAGCCCGTCAAGTAACCCGTCCATTCCTGGCCCTGAGGCTATGAGGTTTGAAACCGGAAAGCCTGTGTATTTCGCGAGTGCCTCCCTGAGTTCAATCGCGTCTGCTGAGGGGTAAATGTTTGCGAATGGAGCGGTGTCCATCAGGGCCTGAACAGCTCTTGGAGAAGGCCCTAGTGGGTTTTCGTTTGAGCCGAGTTTGATAATTGAAGCCGGGCCAAGTCCATAGGCAGAAGCGATTTCTTCAATTGATTTCCCTGGAACGTACTCTGCAATATCAAAGATTTCTTTTTTTATCAGTTCAGGCCTGCTCAAGAACATCAACTACCTTATCTATCTGTTCTTTTGTAATCACAAGTGGGGGAACCAGACGGAGCACTGAGTCCGATGTGCAATTTACAAGCACTCCATGTTCCCTTGCAAAGTCCACGAAATCACTGCAGGGATGGTTTATCTCGACTCCTATCATGAGCCCTTTTCCACGGACTTCTACAACATCTTCCCTTTCCATATTCCTGAGCTTTCCCATGAAATAAGCCCCGTTTTCTTTTGAGCGCTTAAGGAGTCCTTCTTCCCTGATTGCCTCTATTGAAGCGAGTGCAGCTGCACAGGCAAGCGGCCCGCCTCCGAAGGTAGAAGCATGCTGTCCGCGCCCAAAGCTTAGTCCGTCTCTTGCCGCAATAGCACCCATTGGAAAGCCTCCTCCAATTGCTTTTGCCATGCTCATGATATCTGGTTCTACGCCGAACTGATCTTTACAGAACCATGTACCTGTCCTTCCAAATCCTGTTTGCACTTCATCAAAGATAAGGAAAGTTCCGGTTTCATCACAGATTTCCCTGACTTCTTTAAGGTATCCGGGATCCGGGATATTAACTCCGCCTTCTCCCTGAATGGGCTCAAGGATCACGGCTGCCGTGTTTTCTGAAATAGCCTTCCTGATAGCATCAGCATCGGAGTACGGGACAAAAGTAGTCTCGGAACTCACAGGCGGCATGAAAGGGTCCCTGTACATGCTCTTGTGGGTTACGCTGAGTGCCCCTATAGTCCTTCCGTGGAAGGAGTGTTCAGCAGCTATAAAGGCACTTTTTCCGGAAGCCATACGGGCCAGTTTCATCGAAGCCTCTACGGCTTCTGTCCCTGAATTACAGAAAAAAACGCGTTCCATTCCTGTAACCGAAACCAGGGCTTCCGCAAGTTCAGCCTGAATCTCAGTGTAATACAGGTTAGAAACGTGCAACAGCTTCTCAGCCTGGGCCTGGATTGCCCTGACAACAGCTGGGTGGCAGTGCCCAACATTGTTTACTGCAATTCCTGCTACACAGTCAATATACTCTTTTCCGTAAATATCCCGGACAACCGCTCCCTTTCCTTCTGAAAGTACAAGGGGCTGACGCCCATAAGTCTGCATTACGTATTTTGAATCTTTTTCTATAATTGAATCGTATTTTGCCTGTAAATTCTCAGGCTCTGTAACCTGTAAATTTTCAGGTCCTATGAAATTTTCTGTCAATTGGATCCCTTCATGAAATTTGTTCCTTTAAACTGATCGGAAAGTTTAACGAGTAAAGTCTGGAATATTTTGAATGACTTCTGGTTATTTTGAACTATTTGTAGTTATTTTGCATTACTTCTGGTTATTTTGAATTACTTTTGGGTTTTTGAATTACTTCTGGGTTTTTGAATTACTTCTGGGTTTTTGAATTACTTCTGGTTATTTTCGAGTTATATCTAAATCTGGAGATCGAATAGCTCAAAATGAATGTATTATTAAGATATTAAGATTTTTGAGAGCATTTTCTTTTGAGGGTTCAAAAAGTTTACAATTAGATTTCAGAGTTGAGTTCTGCTCTGTCATCTCCGAAACCCAGATAATTCCCTGATTCCCTATGAATGTTACTGCTCCTTCTCAAAAAAGAAATTTTTTCCAAGACATTTTTTCCGCAGTTCTTTCTCCCCAAAGCATTAGATCACTTCCTTTAGGGATCAGATTTGCCATATCTTGAGCGAAAATTCGGGCGAAAATTCGGCAGAAAGTCTGATCAGAGGAAATTCCGGGTTTTCTGGGCGTAAAAAACATACGAAAGGGCTCGAGTTGGATTAATCACTCTCCGAGATTAATCACTCTCAGATTACTCTTCGGACTTATGTTCCTTTTTGTAAGTCCTGGCTCCTGTGAAGCGTCTAGTTCTTTCCAGGGCCTTTGTTCTGGCAGTTTTTCTTTTTTTACCAGGTCCAAAAATATTACTGGCTTTTTTTGCATTCAGCTTGACAGGTGAATCAATTTCCATCACATTCAGGGGCTTTGCGGGCTCATCCTGAGAATTTTTTTCGTTTTTATCCCGAGGTTCATTTTCAGTTTCTCCCTTAGGGGCATTTTCGGGCAATTTATAAGTTTCACTCATAATTAATTTCCCTAAAGCATTGACTTCTGCAAGAACAGGCATTTCTGCAGCGTCTCTTAAGAAAGATACCCCTGAAGGGGCTTTTATTGTGCCATCAACCCTTGCTTTTTCAAGCAATAAGACCGAGTTGGCATTTACTCCTCCAAAAACTCGACTGTTCCTGCCAATCTGCACATCTCCTTTTGAATAGAGATTGCCATAGACAGTGCAATTTTCACCGATGAAGATCTTGCCTTCTGAGTAAATGCTTCCCTTAATGGTCAGTTTTTCCCCTGTAGTGACAGTCTGTGCCCGAATATTTCCTGTTAACAGGCAGTTTTTCCCAATAGAGGCTTCCCCGTCGACCTCAATAGTTTCATGGGAAAGCTTTGAGCCGGCTGGTATAATCAGTACTTTTTCAGCGGGTTCTTTTCCTTCAAAGCTCTGTATGTCCTCAGAATCATCAAAAAGTTCTTCTACGGCTTTTTCAATTTCTTCGCCTTTTCCAAGGCGCATCATTTCCTTTATGTAAAGAAATAGGAAGATAATTACAGGGATCGGATTCCTCACCACTATCCATCCCTTGGCTTCGAAACCTCCTTGAATTTTAACTTCTTTTCCTACGTCCAGGTCTCCCTGTACGAGCAGTTTCCCGTCAATGGTTACAAATTCTCCCAGGTAGGCATTTCCGCCGACTTCTACTCTGTTACCCAGTTTTGACCACATATCAATTCTGAGATCATTACTTGCCGCAATATCCCCTGAGATGGCTACCCCTTCTCCCATAATAACAGTATCGCCGATTATGCTGTATTCAATATTAGAGTGATTGCCGACAATAACGTCTCCCTCGACTGTAATTCTGTTTGCTTCGATTCTGGTGTTATCTGGAACCAGGAAGTATTTTAGAACCTCTTCTGACTCTGAAATATTGCTCACTCTCCGGGAAACTGTTATCTTTTGGCTTTATTTCTTGAAACAGTATTCTTGAAACTTTATTTCTTGAAATTTTCATTTCTCGAAACTTTATTCTTGGAACTTTATTTCTTGAAATTTTTATTTGTCGAAACTTTATTTCTTTAATATTTGGACTTTAGGATTAAAGCTTCTTTTAAAATACGTTTTTCTGAATGTCATTCATTCAAAAATTACTATCTATGATATATTCTTATTCATTTTATCCGCTCATTATAAGAATATTTGAACAATATAAGTAGCGTTTTATATCATATTTAACTATATGTAAATTTGTGTGAAATTTAAAAAGCTTCGATATTTAGAATAATACTTAACATTTTTTCTCTTTTCCAATGTCTCTTTTATATCTCATAAGTCTTTCTAAGTCTCTTGATTCACTTTCCTTTTTTCGAAGCCACTCCTGCTCTTACATCCACAGCTGCCCCACTGTTAAGAACCAGGATCTCTGCAGGAGACAGAAGCAGTTGTCCTGTTGCAAGCAGCTTGTCAGTCTCATCTGTGACAAGTACTTCTTCTCCGGCCCTCAATTCAGGATCAATTTCAACTACGTGTTTTATAAAAGCGGTTTTACCTTTCTCCACAAAAGGAGCGGCTTCTTCTGAGATAACGACCCTGAGCTTCTTTCCTGGCAAAAGCCTGTGGACAATGGAAGCTCCTTCAATACTGAGGGTAAAAAACCCATCCTTTGCTCTTGCTGTAGCCATACGTTTTCCAGAATGTAAGACCTGACGTACTCTTTTTGTCCTGGATAACTGGAACGTTGAGTCATCCGGAAAAAGTTCTTTTCCAATGCCTTTCCCAAACTGATAGTCTGCTATCGTGCGAACTCTAGCAAGTCTTTCGGTGCCATTATTCATGAGAGTACGTAATATATGCAGACCTTAAAGCCGTTCCGGTTATCCTGATTCTTGGGACTCTAATTTTACATTGGGACCATGATTCTACATTGGGACCACAATTTTACATTTCATATCTATTACTTATAATAAATTTTTAGTCTACTATTCTTCCGGTTGAGCTTCTTACTTTTCTTTACACATTTTTGCTTTTTGGTCAAATGCAGCTGTTTCTCTCTTTAAATTCCTCACACTTTTTTATTCCAATCTTCATTTTTTTGCTCTCCAAGTCTAGCAAAAATATTAAGAAGTATAAGCAACAATCTATTATCGGGTTTACGAAAATGAAAACATGAGTATATCAAGAACTTTGAGCTTCTTACGGTCTCAAGAAGGCAGGAGAGGGAATCCGCTTGATAGTCCGAAAAAATATCTCTATTGACCAGTGTTATGTGGATAAATTAAAGCCCTTTCTGGAAAAAAATAATGGAAATTTAAGTGCGGCAATAAGGGATACTATCGAAACTGCCTCTCTTACCCTGGATGGAAGAACCGGTGAAAACGGGGAAAACTCTTCAGGTAAGGTCTCACAGAATGCAGAATATCGTAATGGACTGATTGAGGAAGAAGAATTCCTGCTTGTTCATCATACTCTGCTTGAGTGGCTTATTAATAATACTTCTGGGTTATTGATCGACGAATCTACCGTATATGAGATAATTAACCCTTATAAAATTAAACGAATCTCTGATGTTGTCAGTTATATGAATTCGCTCAATGAGAAAATGAGCTGGAAAATTAAGGTTGATGTGGAGTACAGTCAGGGTCCTGAACCGGAAACTGCAAGTCTTACTCTCTCAAACGGAAATTCCTGCTTCAGGGAAATTATGGCCCACAGCCTGGCTCTTTATCTGGCAAAACAGATGAAACTTGATGTTCAGGGTCTATTCTGCAAATCAAACGTAACAAAGGTCTATTTTAAAAGGTTTGAGTTTCTTGATTTTCAAAAAGTTCCTAACGGGCTTGAGGAACACTTCGGGTCTATGGAAAGTACTTTCCGGGAAATTCAAAAAAAGCCCGAGTTCTGGAAGAATCTTATCAAAACTTACAGGCAGCATAATTACCAGCGTCTTAGCGTGCAAAGAAATACTTTCGAGGCTTTTGTTTCAGGAGATCTTCCATCCATGGCTGAATTGAGAAGGAATTTTGAGTTGATTACAGGAAAGCCCCCAGCAGCTTTCACCCTTGCCGAGCATATAATAATTTTTAAAGAAATTTACCTGACTGACAGCATCGGAAGTGATATAGAAATTTGCACGGAAAAGGGCAGAGAATATGTGAAACTTATTCACGACTATTCTGATAGAAAAGTATGTGACTCTCTTACAAAATATTATTCCAATGTTTTCAAGTCAATTAACTACTCTTTTAAAGTCACTACCAATCCTAATATGATTCTTTTTGAGTTCGGAAAAAGTCCTGTTTCAGACGATGATTTTTTGGAGTAACGAATCTCGAACACTGAATCTCGAGCAATATCGAGCCTTAATTTCTTGATTTTTTGATATTCAATAAGATAGATAAATTCATATGTGGGATTCTCCTATCCTTTTTCATGAGTGACGTAATTTTGCTCTGGGACTGCCCTCTTCTCTTTGAAAAACTGTTTGTGGAATATGGGCTTGAATGCACTCGTGCGCTCTCAACGTCCCTTGGTACTCCTTATCTTCCTGCCTGCAATGTTCTGATTTTGCCGACAGGTTTTGCAAATAAACAGTATACGAAAACAGGCGCAGGACTTGAACGCGGTAAACGTTCTCTTGAAAAGTTTGTGACAAAAGGAGGGACTCTTCTTGTTTTCAGCCCTCTTGTCCCGGAATATGAATATGAATGGCTTTCTTTTTCTCTGAAATACGTAATGGAAGAAAACTCATGCACACCTCAACTTGTAGGTAAGCACGAAGCCCAAAAGCTTGTGGAAAATATCGACCCTCCTGTAGGATGTGATGGTTATTTCACGGAAGCCGATGCTGATGTGATATTAACAGATGACAGGGGCAGGCCTATAATGGTCGTAAAAGAAATTGGAGAAGGCATGATCGTTGCAACCACAATACACGAGCTCCCCTCAGCCGGATTCTTTGAGTGCAGGGTTGCATGTACAAAAAAGGTAAAACCATAAAAGAAAATTTAAAACAAAAAAATCAGAACTAAACATATATATAATTTTTAGGAATTAATGCCTGACAACAGGCACAATTGCTTTTTATCCTTCATTTAATCTTTTTTATATTTTCATCTTTTTTGTACTGGCTCCTAAGTCTCTCTATTTCTTCGGTTTCGTTTTTCAGTTTGACCACAAATAAGCCGAAGCAGGGCTTTGTGAACTGAAATATAATATCGTTTCCTGAAAAACCAACAGGGGCAGCTGTACCCATGAGCATGAGTTCTCTTACTTTGTATCCACCAGGTACAAGGTATACCTCTTCCGAATTTTTGATGATAAAACTTTCACATTCTTTAATAGTTGTGTTCTTTAGAAGAACCTCATAGTCATATTCGCTTAAACATACCATTTTTGTACCTTTTATTATTTTTTTCTTAGTGCAAAAGAGAGTAAAGTCTTTTCAATACCTTCATGCCAAGAAAGTTCTGTACAAATACCAAATTTAATATAAATTATTTATATACTTTTCTCTATATAATTTTTGAAACGCTTGCAGATTAGTGTATACTCGTCTCGACTAAGCAATTTTTAACCTGGTATCAACAATTTTATTTAAATTTAATAATATTAATCGGTTAAATGTTATTTACTGGTTGAATATTATTTACTAATTAAATATTATCTAGTAGTTAACTGATACTTTAGATATATTGGAAATAGAAAGCATGGAAGATATTATTGAAGTTGATCCAAACACTCAAAACATTTCTCTGAATCCCACATTTTGAATCGTTAATTAAGCTTTAAATTATGGAGAATAATTATAAAACTTTTTTCAGATTATGAAAATTAGTTCTGAAACCTTATTAATTTTTGGAAACGTAGTCGGTTTTGGGAAGAGTTCTTAAGCTATAATACTGTCACGATTTCAAAAATTTCCATCAAAATATTAATTGCAAAGATTAAAATTCAGGGTAAACCTTAATCTTACAGATAAAATACCTAAGAGATGAAATGTTATGACCGGCGCAAAAGTGCTCCTCATGATGGGATGTCCAGAGGTTCCGATTCAAACCAGTATTGTATTATATCTTTCCCATAAGCTTACCAAGCTGGGATTTGATGTAACCGTTGCCGGGACAACTGCCGCAAGCAAGCTTTTGAAAGTTTCCGATTCCGACGGTTATTATGTAAAAAAGCTGGTAGATCTTGACAAAACCATAGTAGATATTATTGAAAAAATAACGGATTTCGATATGTGCTTCGCCTTTATGCATAACGATGCCGGAATGACTTATGCAACGACTATGAGCTCCATTTCTCAGGCCAGAATGTATTCTGTAGTCTTTGGCAGGAACGCTGAGGCTCTGGCTGAAACTATAGAGTTCGATTGTGAAAAGATTGTCGCACAGGATGTTCACAATCCTGTTCGTCTCAAAAACAAGCTGGATAAGGTGATGGGGGAGATCGTTATATGAGCTGTATTGAGCAAATGAAGTATACAATCCATTTGCAAAGGATAAGCTTCAAGGAGGCAAGAGAGTATATTGAAAAAAATTCGGACGAAGTTTACTACGTATCTCCTGGATATAAAATCTTCAAAAATTACTATATAATAGGAATACCACCCATTGCAATGGGGGCAAAAGGCAATGCTCTCATTTTCCCATATACAAAGCCCTGCCATGGAAGCTTTGTCCTGAGCATAGACAATGAGGACAGCATAAAAGAGATTAATCGGCTCAGGGAGACGGGAGAAAAAAAGGCAACGACTTCAGCGAAGAAAAGTAAACCTGCTAAAAGTTCTAGGGCACCTTTAACTAGCTATGAGGACATGTGGAAAAAATAAAATCTAAAATTTAGCATGATACTATTTAGCATGATACTATTTAGCATGATAATATTTTGGAGATTATTTTAACACTGAATAAGAGAAGAGCTAAAAAATGGCTCTTCGCTGTTTCGAGTGGGTAACTTCCATTCGGCTCTTAGTATTAAAGTAATATATCTAAAACATAGGAATACTTGTTGTTGAAAATCAAATTCAAACTTAATGTTTCTCTTTTTGACTTGGCTACTTGAACTCAGCAATTTATTTAAATTCACACAAAATAT harbors:
- a CDS encoding phosphatidylserine decarboxylase translates to MLAKGSEPWLFTAVSITALFAILSRAINSSHLNHVAYMAMALTFFMVLFFRDPERKVEVSDTYMVSPADGTVIDIRDRKICIFMFLQNVHVNRAPISGKIREITYKKGGYLPAFCKDSERNERNEFIIHSKYGDVSVMQIAGTIARRIVSYSRVDDNIEQGQRIGMIRLGSRVDVTIPNNFEIIVRKGERVLAGKTIIATIKNDRDF
- a CDS encoding archaetidylserine synthase gives rise to the protein MNVFQMLRLPDLVSLLNLICGISSIAVAAQATVQTATSQTAAQNGFVLALILLLIAAIADGADGYIARRFKGGELGEQLDSLADAVSFGVAPALLIYLQFGKINPLVGDPDPLVAVFPVFYAICGVLRLARFNSMAPSKTGFEGLPITAGCVMLVTYMLLSEDFVKIDFLLALTLCLSILMVSSVNYPKIKNVRVLAFIASIFGITMLLYLYNIEYMRIFSILPFILMLMYIFSPFFKIPVLSNLGSKEYRNKELRIGKEKQ
- a CDS encoding dihydroneopterin aldolase family protein, whose amino-acid sequence is MNSKKEVICLVQEKVTDRDNAIFEAGIKLGALYHQFTGSPVNLNTVSSLEQAIQKSISVQPYVEEISVKIDRDMLKSKLNDEFGYSELQGPMLKVKITVRYGPSRIKVGMEYDPELNYPLMKILEIEEIHV
- the hisC gene encoding histidinol-phosphate transaminase, whose product is MFLSRPELIKKEIFDIAEYVPGKSIEEIASAYGLGPASIIKLGSNENPLGPSPRAVQALMDTAPFANIYPSADAIELREALAKYTGFPVSNLIASGPGMDGLLDGLCRLVIEKGDEVIVPTPTFAYYELPARACGGKPVFVRRSQDFSIDPEKLLEAASSKTKIIFLCSPNNPSGNLLPEKDLRKVLENTRALVFVDEAYVEFADRNLAELVREYDNLVVGRTFSKVFGLAGLRLGYGIMPEWLAKEYIRAATPFSVSLPALKAGIAALSDVEHRKKSVEIAREGRKYLKERIPFKVYPSQANFVLVDVAPLKSKAVTQSLMKKGIIVRSCDSFRDAGDTLIRVTAGTLKQNEKVVRAFETAKKEV
- a CDS encoding acetylornithine transaminase yields the protein MQTYGRQPLVLSEGKGAVVRDIYGKEYIDCVAGIAVNNVGHCHPAVVRAIQAQAEKLLHVSNLYYTEIQAELAEALVSVTGMERVFFCNSGTEAVEASMKLARMASGKSAFIAAEHSFHGRTIGALSVTHKSMYRDPFMPPVSSETTFVPYSDADAIRKAISENTAAVILEPIQGEGGVNIPDPGYLKEVREICDETGTFLIFDEVQTGFGRTGTWFCKDQFGVEPDIMSMAKAIGGGFPMGAIAARDGLSFGRGQHASTFGGGPLACAAALASIEAIREEGLLKRSKENGAYFMGKLRNMEREDVVEVRGKGLMIGVEINHPCSDFVDFAREHGVLVNCTSDSVLRLVPPLVITKEQIDKVVDVLEQA
- a CDS encoding PUA domain-containing protein, with product MNNGTERLARVRTIADYQFGKGIGKELFPDDSTFQLSRTKRVRQVLHSGKRMATARAKDGFFTLSIEGASIVHRLLPGKKLRVVISEEAAPFVEKGKTAFIKHVVEIDPELRAGEEVLVTDETDKLLATGQLLLSPAEILVLNSGAAVDVRAGVASKKGK
- a CDS encoding DUF1894 domain-containing protein, which gives rise to MVCLSEYDYEVLLKNTTIKECESFIIKNSEEVYLVPGGYKVRELMLMGTAAPVGFSGNDIIFQFTKPCFGLFVVKLKNETEEIERLRSQYKKDENIKKIK
- a CDS encoding DUF1890 domain-containing protein, producing the protein MTGAKVLLMMGCPEVPIQTSIVLYLSHKLTKLGFDVTVAGTTAASKLLKVSDSDGYYVKKLVDLDKTIVDIIEKITDFDMCFAFMHNDAGMTYATTMSSISQARMYSVVFGRNAEALAETIEFDCEKIVAQDVHNPVRLKNKLDKVMGEIVI
- a CDS encoding DUF1894 domain-containing protein, whose protein sequence is MSCIEQMKYTIHLQRISFKEAREYIEKNSDEVYYVSPGYKIFKNYYIIGIPPIAMGAKGNALIFPYTKPCHGSFVLSIDNEDSIKEINRLRETGEKKATTSAKKSKPAKSSRAPLTSYEDMWKK